The following are encoded together in the Lathyrus oleraceus cultivar Zhongwan6 chromosome 3, CAAS_Psat_ZW6_1.0, whole genome shotgun sequence genome:
- the LOC127131279 gene encoding uncharacterized protein LOC127131279, with the protein MSSVADTPAISTPRPPGFENFRPLREYPYGMPSTAMAGLQNNYSIYTQPHNTVISPIQNSGFGMNHVGRNTQSQGIPTLLPTLTTNNQAAFRQQMDASNHDMVGVLAREMNTIFSPLIQNVNRTNTDNAQTYQQLSAQMGRITDFLGAPQSSVRRRPNQVIIQGEEPTIDQVRPPRQAPDERVMGARLEQQPIRWEAPKEQPRRVIMVNRDQDADEVIHRVRRENMMENDLTSMIERIMSQNGLNTGLRRPNYSSSLSEYVLQTELPRGCKIPKFTKFSGDTGESTIEHIARYMTEAGDLANSENLRMKYFPSSLTKNTFTWFTTLPPNSIDVWPHLERLFHEQFYMGQTKISLKELASIKRKFTEPIDA; encoded by the exons ATGTCAAGCGTAGCAGACACTCCTGCAATTTCAACCCCTAGGCCACCAGGATTCGAGAACTTTAGGCCTTTGAGAGAATACCCATATGGAATGCCATCTACTGCCATGGCAGGACTTCAAAACAATTATTCCATATATACTCAACCACATAATACGGTTATTTCGCCAATTCAAAATTCTGGCTTTGGCATGAACCATGTAGGTCGAAATACCCAATCACAAGGAATCCCTACCCTATTACCTACCCTTACAACGAATAACCAGGCAGCctttagacaacaaatggatgccagtaaccatgatatggtaggagttCTGGCAAGAGAAATGAATACCATTTTTTCTCCCCTGATACAGAATGTGAATAGGACTAACACTGACAATGCCCAAACATACCAACAACTGTCAGCGCAGATGGGACGCATAACAGATTTCCTAGGCGCCCCACAATCTTCTGTTCGACGCAGGCCAAACCAGGTTATAATCCAGGGAGAAGAACCAACTATAGATCAGGTTCGACCACCAAGGCAAGCGCCTGACGAAAGGGTCATGGGGGCAAGATTGGAACAACAGCCAATTCGATGGGAAGCCCCTAAAGAACAACCTAGGAGAGTGATAATGGTTAATAGAGACCAGGATGCAGACGAAGTAATTCATAGGGTCAGGCGGGAAAATATGATGGAAAATGACTTAACTAGTATGATAGAAAGAATCATGTCCCAGAATGGTCTGAATACAGGACTTCGACGGCCAAATTATTCCTCTTCTTTATCAGAATATGTCCTACAAACAGAATTACCAAGGGGTTGTAAAatccctaagttcaccaaattctcagggGACACTGGTGAATCCACTATAGAGCACATAGCCAGATACATGACTGAGGCAGGGGATTTGGCGAACAGTGAGAACCTAAGGATGAAATATTTCCCCAGTTCTTTAACAAAGAACACCTTCACATGGTTTACAACTTTGCCACCAAATTCCATAGATGTTTGGCCTCATTTGGAAAGATTGtttcatgaacaattctacatgggccAAACTAAGATTAGTCTTAAGGAATTAGCCAGTATCAAAAGAAAATTCACCGAACCTAtagat GCATAA